Below is a window of Escherichia coli DSM 30083 = JCM 1649 = ATCC 11775 DNA.
GACAAGACCTGGAAGGGACCGGCAATCAGCTACATCGGGCGCGATGAACTTGAGGCATGTGGTGAGGCGTTTCTGGCGCAGGTTCGCCAGCAGGCGGAAAAACTGCTCAGGGAGATGGCGGCATGACGACGTTAACTCAATGCCAGCAGCAGGTGCTGGATATGCTGATTTCTTATCAGAAAGAACGTGGCTTCCCGCCAACCAATCAGGAGGTGGCAACCATGCTGGGATACCGTTCAGTGAATGCAGCGGTGGAGCATCTTCGAGCACTGGAGAAAAAAGGCGTCATCACGATAAAGCGTGGCGTGGCCCGGGGTATCACTCTTCATACCGCGGTGAAGGACGACGACAGCGAGGCGGTCGGGATTATCCGCTCACTGCTTGCCGGTAAGGAAAACGCCAGGCTGCGTGCAGCCCACTGGTTACATGAGAGGGGCCTGAAAGTATGAAGCTGATTCTGCCGTTTCCGCCCAGCGTGAACACGTACTGGCGACACCCCAACAAAGGGGCGTTTGCTGGTAAGAGCCTGATAAGCGCGGCGGGGCGCAAATTCCAGAGCGCGGCGTGTGCAGCAATAGTTGAGCAGTTACGTCGTCTGCCAAAACCAACGTCGGCACCTGCTTCAGTGGAGATCGTGTTGTTTCCTCCGGATAACCGGATCCGCGATCTGGACAACTATAACAAGGCGCTGTTTGACGCCCTGACCCACGCGGGTGTGTGGGAAGACGACAGTCAGGTGAAAAGAATGCTGGTGGAGTGGGGACCGGTTATCCCGGAAGGGAAGGTCGAGATCACTATCAGTAAGTACGAGAAAACGGCGGGTGCAGCTGCCTGATTAAGAGGAGAAACGAAGTATGAATAATCTGATGGTTATTGATGGTATTGAAGTTCGTCGTGATGCTTATGGGCGTTACAGCCTGAACGATCTGCACAGGGCTGCCGGTTCTCTGGATAAGCATAAGCCTGCATTCTGGCTCCGCAATGAGCAAACTGAACGTTTAATAAGCGAGTTGCAGATTTGCAACTCGGTCAATATAGAGCCAGTTAACGTTATTCGTGGCGGAAATAACCAGGGGACGTATGTCTGCAAAGAACTGGTGTATGCCTATGCAATGTGGATAAGCCCGTCATTCCATCTGAAGGTGATCCGTACTTTCGATATGGTAACCAGCACACCGGAAAAATTATCCGGGCAGGCTGCTGACAAGATGCAGGCTGGCGTGATCCTGCTGGACTTTATGCGCCGGGAATTAAACCTGTCTAACTCATCAGTGCTTGGAGCCTGTCAGAAGCTTCAGGAGGCTGTTGGCTTACCGAATCTGGCACCGCGCTATGCCATTGATGCTCCTGCTGACGCGCCTGATGGCTCAAGTCGCCCGACACTGTCGCTGAGTGCACTGCTGAAACAGTATGGTATCCGCCTTACGGCTAATCAGGCATATCACCAGATGGCGAAGCTGGGGATCGTCGAACAGCGCGAACGATACAGCCGTACAGCGATTAACAACATCAAAAAATTCTGGTCGCTGACGGCGAAAGGCTGCATGTTCGGCAAGAACATCACCAGTCCTGCAAATCCGCGCGAGACGCAGCCGCATTTCTTCGAATCCCGATTCCCTGAGCTGTTAAAGCTGCTCGATACCGTTCATTGAGGTGACCGTGAGAGCACTACTGACCCCTGAAATTGCCCCGCGTATGGGGATCGTATTGTTCAGGCCCGGTTCAGAGCTGATGCCCCTGTTTATGCAGGGGCGTGTCCTGCTGGAGCCTGAGCCGGAACGTTATTCATCTTTTGCCAGTGGTGCCGTTCCGGCGGCATCACAACCGCTGGCGGATGATCCTGCCATTCGGGCCGTGTTCCGCAATGAGGCAGTTATTCGTCGTGCGGGGGGTGTGGAATGTCTTGAAAGCTGGTTACTTCGTGAAAAGGGCTGTCAGTGGCCTCATTCCGGATGGCACAGCGAGAACATGACCACAATGCGACACGCGCCGGGCGCAATCCGTCTGTGCTGGCACTGCGATAACCTGCTTCGCGATCAGTTCACGGAACGGCTGGAATCAATGGCAACGGATAACTGTGCCCGCTGGGTGTTGTCTGTTGTGCGTCGGGATCTCGGTTTTGATGACAGTCACGTTGTGACAATGCCGGAACTGTGCTGGTGGCTGGTTCGTAATGATCTGGCGGATGCCTTACCGGAAAGTGCAGCCCGTAAGGCACTGAGATTACCGAAGCCTGTTGTGCCGTCTGTCACCCGGGAAAGTGACCTTGTGCCTTCGGTTCCTGCCACCAGCATCATCCAGGATAAGGCGAAAAAGGTGCTGGCGCTGAAAGTGGATCCGGAGTCGCCGGAGTCTTTTATGTTACGCCCAAAACGTCGCCGCTGGGTTAATGAAAAGTACACGCGCTGGGTTAAGACACAGTCGTGTGCATGTTGTGGAAAGCCCGCTGATGATCCCCACCACCTGATAGGCCACGGACAGGGTGGAATGGGTACAAAAGCGCATGACCTTTTTGTGTTGCCTTTGTGCAGAAAGCATCACGACGAGCTGCATGCGGATACCGTGGCATTTGAAGAGATGTATGGCTCCCAGCTGGAGCTGATATTTCGTTTTATCGATCGTGCGCTGGCAATTGGCGTACTGGTGTAAGTGGAGAACGAGCATGAACCTTGAAGCCTTACCGAAATATTACTCCCCAAAATCTCCAAAATTGAGCGATGACGCATCGGCGACAGGCTCGGGTGGTTTAACAATTACGGATGTAATGGCTGCGCAGGGGATGGTGCAGTCGAAAGCACCGCTTGGGTTTGCCTTATTCCTGGCAAAAGTTGGTGTTCAGGATCCTCAGTTTGCGATTGAAGGCCTGCTCAATTACGCGATGGCACTGGATAACCCGACATTGAACAAATTGAGTGAAGAAACCCGGTTACAGATCATCCCTTACCTTGTGAATTTTGCCTTTGCTGATTATTCCAGGTCTGCGGCAAGTAAGGCTCGCTGTGAGCATTGTACTGGTACTGGATTTCATAATGTATTGCGCGAAGTGGTGAAACATTCCAGAAGCGGGGAATCCGTTATCAAAGAAGAGTGGGTGAAGGAACTGTGTCAGCATTGTCATGGCAAGGGAGAAGTCAGCACGGCGTGCAGAGGGTGTAAGGGTAAAGGTATTGTCCTGGATGAAAAAAGAACCCGGCTTCATGGCACGCCTGTTTATAAGACTTGTGGGCGTTGCAATGGAAACCGGTTTAGCCGTTTACCGACTACACTGGCACGACGTCATGTCCAGAAGCTGGTTCCAGACCTGACTGATTATCAGTGGTACAAAGGATATGCAGACGTAATTGATAAACTAGTAACAAAGTGCTGGCAGGAAGAAGCATATGCTGAAACACAATTGAGAAAGGTGACGAGATAAGTGATTTTCGCCGAAGATAGTGACATGAAGCTTGCATTTTTCAAAAAATATGGATAAGATTTTCTCAACGATGGGCTTTGTATGTCTGCCGTTGATAATTTTCACGAACCCGCTGTTGAGCGGGTTTTTATTTACTTGTACTGAAACACATTATATAACCTCATATCAGTTAAAAAGGAGGTTGTATGATTAATGCCGTTGAGTACAGATTACCGTTAGGAAATATCTCTCCAGAGAATCTTGACGCGTTGTCAGAACTTATCGTTAAGCATTCCGATAAATTTAATAACTATGTACTTAGTTCTATTTCTGATGATGATATTCGATATTCTTACGATTACTACAATTTTGAAATCACAGAGATAGATGAATATGGGTTTCACTTTATAGCACCATATAGCTATTATGAAGGATGCGTTGACAATAACTTCTCAGGAGAGGTTGAAGGTTATGCAGAATACGAAATTATTGATAATGAATTAGTCTTCTCTCTTGAGGAACTACCTTGGGATGTAAAATAAATATCAATAATAAAGGCCGTAACGAACGGCCTTTATTATTATAAAATCATCAATGCCTGATGAATTAGAATGTAATTTTCGAATTAATAATAAATCAACATATCATTTCACGCTCCGATTTTCTGTCGGAGGCGAAACTGCGGCTATTCATATGCACGAAAAAGAGAATCTTGCCGGAGCGTTCTGGCTTGTTTTGCTGATCATCGCAGGTTGGGGGGGGCTTGTCCGTTACCTGATTGATGTGAAGCAGAGTAAAGCAACGTGGAGCTGGATAAATGCCCTCGCTCAGATAGTTGTATCAGGATTCACCGGTGTTATTGGTGGCCTAATCAGTATCGAAAGTGGATTCAGTATTTACATGATTCTCGCAACTGCGGGGATTAGTGGTGCGATGGGTTCGGTTGCACTGACGTACTTCTGGGAACGACTGACAGGGGTGAAAAATGCAAAATCTTAATCCTCAGCGTAAAGCTTTCCTCGATATGGTGGCCTGGTCAGAAGGAACGGATAATGGGCTACAACCGACACGTAATCATGGTTATGACGTCATTGTGGGCGGAGAAATATTCACTGATTACTCCGATCACCCTCGCAGACTTGTCACGCTAAACCCAAAACTCAAATCAACGGCTGCCGGGCGCTACCAGCTTCTTTCCCGCTGGTGGGATGCATACCGTAAACAGCTTGGACTGAAAGACTTCTCTCCAAAAAGCCAGGATGCTGTTGCACTGCAGCAGATTAAAGAGCGTGGTGCTTTACCGATGATTGATCGCGGTGATATTCGTCAGGCTATCGACCGTTGCAGCAATATCTGGGCTTCACTGCCGGGAGCTGGTTATGGTCAGTTTGAGCATAAGGCTGACAGCCTGATTGCAAAATTCAAAGAAGCCGGCGGAACGGTCAAAGAGATTCAGGTATGAGCAGAGTAACGGTGATTATATCCGCTCTGGTTATCTGCATCATCGTCTGCTTGTCATGGGCTGTTGATAATTACCGTGATGACGCCATCGTCTACAAAGTACAGCGCGATAAAGCCACATCCATCATCGCTGATATGCAGAAGCGTCAACGTAATGTAGCTGAACTCGATGCCAGATATACAAAGGAGCTTGCTGATGCTAATGCGACTATCGAAAGTCTTCGTGCTGATGTTTCTGCTGGGCATAAGCGCCTGCAAGTCGCCGCCACCTGTACAAAGTCAACGACCGGAGCCAGCGGCATGGGCGATGGAGAAAGCCCTAGACTTACAGCAGATGCTGAACTCCATTATTACCGTCTCCGAAGTGGAATCGACAAGATAACCTCACAGGTCAATTACTTGCAGGAGTATATCAGGACGCAATGTCCCAACTAATCACATTTTGAGGATATTTAACGTCTATGCTTTAATGATTTTATTCATTGTTTTATAATCGCGAAGAATAATGATGAACTTGGCAAAGGATATGATTATGCGTATTAAACCTCAAGATTTTAAGTTTGATGTGTTGACTGTTGCTGGTTACGCTAACCCTAAAGCTAAAACACATTTCGCACCTTCTGCTTCTGGATTTAATTTTAAATGGGAGTGGGAAGGGAAAATTTATGAGCTTCATATCGAGCAAGAAAAATTACAGTACCCTGATTTTATTCTTGAACGACTTTTTGATGCCGCAATTGAGATGGCTAAAAAATGACAAAAATCACCGGATGGGGTTTTTGTTTATAGATATTCACACATAGCCCTTGCATCTAGAACAGAAAATCTTGTCATGGCGCGGGGCTATGTTAGCAAAAATTTATTTAATAGGATATTTTGTTTGCAGATTTAAGCTCTTTAAGAGTAGCGTCAAGTATATGTAAAAATAGAGAAGTGTCGCCATACTCATAATGTGGCTCGGATTTGTATTCTCTAATATAAATAAATCCACCTTTGGATAAAAATAAATCAATCAGCTCGTTGTTATTTTCATCGGTTGGGTCAATGGCAGCAAACTTCAATACAGGAGCTTCATCAATGACTAGCAGTGTTTCTTTGAAAATAAGTTCTAGTTCATATGTTGAAAGTTTGAGGGTTAACCTATTTTTTTTATCTTTATTGAAAATTATTGTGTCGCCAAGAAAATCGTATTCAGAGCTTGAGTCAATAATGTTATTCTTAAGTTTGAGAGATATTGCATCTAAAGCCTTTTTATGCTCTGCGCACTTAACAACTTTATGAACATCTAAACTGGGGATACTCATAATACAACCACCTATGTAAGAACTAAAGAGCATTGAGTCTATGTGATTAATATCAAGACCCAATTAAATTTTTTAAATTATTAGAGTTAGATCCCACTTTAAATGCCCCCACGAACCCCAAAAGCCTGCCGCGTTCGCGGCTGCCGCCAAACCACCACTGATCCGTCAGGCTATTGTGAAAGCCACAAAAGCGAAGGCTGGAAACAATACAAGCCAGGACAATCCCGTCACCAGCGCGGCTACGGTTCGAAGTGGGATGTTATCCGCGCGCGCGTGCTGAAGCGTGACAAAGGCCTGTGTCAGTTGTGCCTGCATGTCGGTGTGGTGCGTGAGGCGAAAACCGTTGACCACATCATCCCTAAAGCGCATGGCGGCACTGATGCAGACTGCAATCTGCAGAGCCTGTGCTGGCCGTGTCATAAGGCGAAGACGGCCCGTGAACGACTGAAGTGATAATAATTCTCAACTTTCTGAGGGGAGGGGCGGGTCAAATCCCTGTGACCTGACGTCTTCCGGACTGCCCGCCCCATCGTTTTTTTATACCCGCGAAAAATGAAATTTAACCAGGAGTGCCGCATATGGCTGGAACGGCGGGGCGTTCCGGGCGTCGCCCCAAGCCAACGGCGCGCAAGGCGCTGGCCGGAAACCCCGGCAAGCGAGCCCTGAACAAAGATGAACCTGTTTTTACGCCCATCAAAGGTGTTGAGCCACCGGAGTGGTTCGCTGAAGAAGATCTCCCTCTCGCCACGATCATGTGGCAACTGACAACCAAAGAACTCTGCGGTCAGGGCCTGCTGTGCGTGACTGACCTCGCGGTGCTTGAGCGGTGGTGCGTGGCCTATGAGTTCTGGCGACGTGCTGTGAAAAATATTGCCATACAGGGCAATACCATCACCGGCGCAATGGGCGGCAGGGTCAAAAATCCGGAGCTGACAGCCAAAAAAGAACAGGAGTCCGAGATGAGCAGCACGGGGGCAATGCTCGG
It encodes the following:
- a CDS encoding LexA family transcriptional regulator, with the translated sequence MTTLTQCQQQVLDMLISYQKERGFPPTNQEVATMLGYRSVNAAVEHLRALEKKGVITIKRGVARGITLHTAVKDDDSEAVGIIRSLLAGKENARLRAAHWLHERGLKV
- a CDS encoding RusA family crossover junction endodeoxyribonuclease; this encodes MKLILPFPPSVNTYWRHPNKGAFAGKSLISAAGRKFQSAACAAIVEQLRRLPKPTSAPASVEIVLFPPDNRIRDLDNYNKALFDALTHAGVWEDDSQVKRMLVEWGPVIPEGKVEITISKYEKTAGAAA
- a CDS encoding KilA-N domain-containing protein, with the protein product MNNLMVIDGIEVRRDAYGRYSLNDLHRAAGSLDKHKPAFWLRNEQTERLISELQICNSVNIEPVNVIRGGNNQGTYVCKELVYAYAMWISPSFHLKVIRTFDMVTSTPEKLSGQAADKMQAGVILLDFMRRELNLSNSSVLGACQKLQEAVGLPNLAPRYAIDAPADAPDGSSRPTLSLSALLKQYGIRLTANQAYHQMAKLGIVEQRERYSRTAINNIKKFWSLTAKGCMFGKNITSPANPRETQPHFFESRFPELLKLLDTVH
- a CDS encoding DUF968 domain-containing protein → MRALLTPEIAPRMGIVLFRPGSELMPLFMQGRVLLEPEPERYSSFASGAVPAASQPLADDPAIRAVFRNEAVIRRAGGVECLESWLLREKGCQWPHSGWHSENMTTMRHAPGAIRLCWHCDNLLRDQFTERLESMATDNCARWVLSVVRRDLGFDDSHVVTMPELCWWLVRNDLADALPESAARKALRLPKPVVPSVTRESDLVPSVPATSIIQDKAKKVLALKVDPESPESFMLRPKRRRWVNEKYTRWVKTQSCACCGKPADDPHHLIGHGQGGMGTKAHDLFVLPLCRKHHDELHADTVAFEEMYGSQLELIFRFIDRALAIGVLV
- a CDS encoding antitermination protein: MNLEALPKYYSPKSPKLSDDASATGSGGLTITDVMAAQGMVQSKAPLGFALFLAKVGVQDPQFAIEGLLNYAMALDNPTLNKLSEETRLQIIPYLVNFAFADYSRSAASKARCEHCTGTGFHNVLREVVKHSRSGESVIKEEWVKELCQHCHGKGEVSTACRGCKGKGIVLDEKRTRLHGTPVYKTCGRCNGNRFSRLPTTLARRHVQKLVPDLTDYQWYKGYADVIDKLVTKCWQEEAYAETQLRKVTR
- a CDS encoding phage holin family protein, whose product is MHEKENLAGAFWLVLLIIAGWGGLVRYLIDVKQSKATWSWINALAQIVVSGFTGVIGGLISIESGFSIYMILATAGISGAMGSVALTYFWERLTGVKNAKS
- a CDS encoding glycoside hydrolase family protein, which encodes MQNLNPQRKAFLDMVAWSEGTDNGLQPTRNHGYDVIVGGEIFTDYSDHPRRLVTLNPKLKSTAAGRYQLLSRWWDAYRKQLGLKDFSPKSQDAVALQQIKERGALPMIDRGDIRQAIDRCSNIWASLPGAGYGQFEHKADSLIAKFKEAGGTVKEIQV
- a CDS encoding lysis protein, which encodes MSRVTVIISALVICIIVCLSWAVDNYRDDAIVYKVQRDKATSIIADMQKRQRNVAELDARYTKELADANATIESLRADVSAGHKRLQVAATCTKSTTGASGMGDGESPRLTADAELHYYRLRSGIDKITSQVNYLQEYIRTQCPN
- a CDS encoding HNH endonuclease, with product MPPRTPKACRVRGCRQTTTDPSGYCESHKSEGWKQYKPGQSRHQRGYGSKWDVIRARVLKRDKGLCQLCLHVGVVREAKTVDHIIPKAHGGTDADCNLQSLCWPCHKAKTARERLK
- a CDS encoding phage terminase small subunit P27 family, whose translation is MAGTAGRSGRRPKPTARKALAGNPGKRALNKDEPVFTPIKGVEPPEWFAEEDLPLATIMWQLTTKELCGQGLLCVTDLAVLERWCVAYEFWRRAVKNIAIQGNTITGAMGGRVKNPELTAKKEQESEMSSTGAMLGLDPSSRQRLIGLAGQKKATNPFLKIIES